A stretch of Fusarium poae strain DAOMC 252244 chromosome 2, whole genome shotgun sequence DNA encodes these proteins:
- a CDS encoding hypothetical protein (TransMembrane:12 (i52-71o77-97i130-149o161-184i196-213o245-263i284-307o340-363i384-406o418-443i464-485o497-513i)), which yields MASDEEKNSAKYENNGSAGEKYLADNGDIAPGHTTDNADGLHRLLNNRQIQLVAIGGSIGTALFVSIGGGLAKGGPLGLFLAYTIYSGILACVNNGIAEMTTYMPVSGGFIRLAGHWCDDALGFMAGWNFFLYEGLLIPFEITAINLVLSYWSPEITEPGPTAGICIGVIILYALLNILAVKAYGEAEFWLSGGKVILILMLFSFTFVTMVGGNPQGDAYGFRYWSNPGPFSEVYGTGSLGRFEGFLAALWSAGFTVVGPEYISMVAAEAKRPSVYIKSAFKTVYYRFCFFFITGSLAVGIVVPYNYPQLVSIFVDGTEGSGTAAASPYVMAMDILKVDVLPHIVNALLLTSIFSAGNTYTYCATRSLYGLALEGRAPKILRKTTASGVPIYCFCVVMLFPMLSFLQCGSGSAKVLNWLIALMTAGGLINYLVMGITFLNYYRACKAQGVDRRQMPYYGRFQPYCAYIGLIFQFCVVMCYGYKSFQPWDTELFFQNYTMQFVAPALFIFWKVYKKTRWLRPHEVDLTWERPVIEAYENSITTPPQGFWQEMGQLVGIKKKVYSDE from the exons AAAACAATGGCAGTGCTGGCGAAAAGTACCTTGCCGACAATGGCGACATTGCCCCTGGACACACAACCGACAACGCTGATGGCTTGCACCGTCTTCTCAACAATAGACAGATCCAGCTTGTTGCCATTGGTGGTTCCATCGGTACCGCTCTCTTCGTGAGTATCGGTGGTGGTCTTGCCAAGGGTGGTCCTCTTGGTCTGTTTCTCGCCTACACAATCTACTCTGGTATCCTCGCCTGTGTGAACAATGGCATTGCCGAAATGACTACTTATATGCCTGTTTCTGGTGGTTTCATCCGTCTCGCCGGTCATTGGTGTGATGATGCTCTTGGTTTTATGGCTGGTTGGaacttcttcctctacgAAGGTCTTCTCATTCCATTCGAAATCACCGCTATCAACCTTGTCCTGTCTTACTGGAGTCCCGAGATCACTGAGCCCGGTCCTACGGCTGGTATCTGTATTGGTGTCATTATCCTATATGC TCTCCTAAACATCTTGGCTGTCAAGGCTTACGGTGAAGCCGAATTCTGGCTGTCGGGCGGCAAAGTTATCCTCATCCTGATGCTTTTCAGCTTCACTTTCGTCACAATGGTTGGTGGCAACCCACAGGGCGATGCCTACGGTTTCCGTTACTGGTCCAACCCTGGTCCCTTCTCTGAGGTCTACGGCACCGGCTCTCTTGGCCGCTTCGAGGGTTTCCTCGCCGCCCTCTGGAGTGCTGGTTTCACCGTCGTCGGTCCCGAATACATTTCAATGGTGGCTGCTGAGGCCAAGCGACCCAGTGTCTACATCAAGTCTGCCTTCAAGACTGTTTACTACCgattctgcttcttcttcatcacgGGCTCCCTCGCAGTCGGCATTGTTGTCCCCTATAACTACCCCCAGCTCGTGTCCATCTTTGTCGACGGTACAGAGGGCAGCGGCACTGCTGCTGCGTCGCCTTACGTCATGGCTATGGACATCCTCAAGGTCGATGTCCTTCCTCACATCGTCAACGCCCTCCTCCTTACCTCGATCTTCTCGGCTGGTAACACTTACACTTATTGTGCCACTCGATCGCTCTACGGTCTCGCTCTCGAGGGCCGTGCCCCCAAGATTCTCCGAAAGACAACCGCTTCTGGTGTCCCTATCTACTGTTTCTGTGTGGTCATGCTGTTCCCCATGCTTTCATTCCTCCAGTGTGGTAGCGGCTCCGCCAAGGTCCTCAACTGGTTGATTGCTCTCATGACTGCTGGTGGTCTTATTAACTATCTCGTTATGGGAATCACCTTCCTTAACTACTACCGGGCTTGCAAGGCTCAGGGTGTCGACCGACGACAGATGCCTTACTACGGTCGCTTCCAACCATACTGCGCTTACATTGGTCTTATCTTCCAGTTCTGCGTTGTCATGTGCTACGGTTACAAGTCATTCCAACCCTGGGATACTGAGCTGTTCTTCCAAAACTACACTATGCAATTCGTTGCGCCcgctctcttcatcttctggaaGGTTTACAAGAAGACCCGCTGGCTCCGACCCCATGAGGTTGACCTTACTTGGGAGCGTCCCGTCATTGAGGCTTATGAGAACTCCATCACCACCCCTCCTCAAGGTTTCTGGCAGGAGATGGGCCAGCTTGTCggtatcaagaagaaggtgTACTCTGACGAGTAA